A genomic stretch from Aedes albopictus strain Foshan chromosome 2, AalbF5, whole genome shotgun sequence includes:
- the LOC109421507 gene encoding zinc finger protein 670: MQGSSGKDQTHYYEDHYQADMMASSEPTYPAAVLASRNRFCRLCLKRSESFLLPLVAKMEHVTVMEMLLMVTGVELAANALFPTKICSNCMTKLDFAYNVRQEFLNSTELLLKMAVEEKLVEYYAQFDPVVGSYTDEVLKQSRNVLESSTTTTMKDQEVDQMVVKVVNDTGGIRMEVLSEEVVEEGSEDQKIDVLEFEEYECLDEELDGSTMPEELATECISTVNIKSEELDDAQDPKNPTVAQSSNQTIKVKNEKFVYSWKELAKPKQRKKKVRPENPLNGIDRKATANAEMLAQFPQTTCYICDTAHSSLEERDEHLNVHIGMVPHRCETCSTEEEPVVSKSVITLNRHRLMHRLPYKCPKCFRRFISSGSQYTHIWSMHMTGSEGLTCDYCGKTFNQKRSYQAHVRRHRYKANGKYRCDVCGDTCGSSLLLTRHKRKHTGERNFSCPYCSKRFSRACNLLTHKRIHTNERCHLCDDCGHAFRDSVTLRKHQERFHMAREPSALKRNPFIITPDGRKMFQCKKEGCSYETFSSTSISRHKARHSKRYVCADCGKRFAEPNLVRRHQAAMHNADKKKRGKNDGNESLQIEGNQEGVKCTEVDDVPTKQNEPGQEV, encoded by the exons ATGCAAGGTTCTTCGGGGAAGGACCAAACACATTACTATGAAGATCATTACCAAGCAGACA TGATGGCCTCCAGCGAACCCACCTATCCGGCAGCGGTCCTTGCCTCACGGAATCGCTTCTGCCGGTTGTGCCTGAAGCGATCGGAAAGCTTCCTGCTCCCGTTGGTGGCCAAGATGGAACACGTCACCGTGATGGAAATGCTGCTGATGGTGACGGGAGTGGAACTGGCAGCTAATGCCCTCTTTCCCACCAAGATCTGCTCCAACTGTATGACCAAGCTGGATTTTGCCTACAATGTGCGGCAGGAGTTTTTGAACTCCACGGAGCTGCTGTTGAAAATGGCCGTGGAGGAGAAGTTGGTCGAATACTATGCCCAGTTCGATCCGGTGGTCGGCAGCTATACGGATGAAGTACTGAAGCAGAGCCGGAATGTGCTGGAAAGTAGTACTACGACAACGATGAAAGATCAGGAAGTGGATCAGATGGTGGTCAAGGTCGTCAATGATACGGGTGGCATAAGGATGGAAGTTTTGTCCGAAGAGGTGGTGGAAGAAGGAAGCGAAGACCAGAAGATAGACGTGCTGGAGTTTGAAGAGTATGAATGTCTCGATGAGGAGTTAGACGGATCTACTATGCCAGAGGAATTAG CGACGGAATGTATTAGTACGGTCAATATAAAAAGTGAAGAATTAGACGACGCACAG GATCCTAAAAATCCGACCGTGGCACAGTCAAGCAATCAAACGATAAAAGTTAAAAATGAGAAATTCGTCTATTCATGGAAAGAGTTAGCCAAACCAAAGCAGCGTAAGAAAAAAGTACGTCCTGAGAATCCGCTCAACGGTATCGATAGGAAAGCGACTGCCAACGCTGAGATGTTGGCGCAATTCCCTCAAACAACCTGCTACATCTGTGATACGGCGCATTCCAGCTTGGAGGAGCGAGACGAACATCTGAACGTTCACATCGGAATGGTGCCTCATCGGTGCGAGACCTGTAGCACCGAAGAGGAGCCAGTCGTGTCCAAGAGTGTGATTACGCTGAACCGACACCGGTTGATGCATCGCCTACCGTACAAGTGCCCAAAATGTTTCCGACGGTTCATTTCCAGCGGTAGTCAATACACGCATATTTGGAGCATGCACATGACCGGCTCGgaaggactgacttgcgattactgtGGCAAGACGTTCAACCAGAAGCGTTCGTATCAGGCCCACGTGCGACGCCACCGGTACAAAGCCAACGGGAAGTATCGGTGTGACGTTTGCGGTGACACTTGCGGATCGAGTTTACTGCTGACACGCCACAAACGGAAGCACACCGGCGAGAGGAACTTCTCCTGCCCGTATTGTTCGAAGCGATTCAGCAGGGCTTGCAACCTCTTGACCCACAAGCGAATCCACACGAACGAACGCTGCCACCTCTGTGACGATTGTGGGCACGCCTTCCGGGATAGTGTAACGTTGCGGAAGCACCAGGAGCGATTCCACATGGCGCGAGAGCCCTCGGCGTTGAAACGGAATCCATTCATCATAACGCCGGATGGGCGTAAGATGTTCCAGTGCAAGAAGGAGGGATGCAGCTACGAGACGTTCAGCAGTACGTCGATATCACGCCACAAAGCGCGCCATTCGAAGCGATACGTGTGTGCCGATTGTGGCAAGCGGTTTGCCGAACCGAATCTAGTGCGAAGGCATCAAGCCGCGATGCATAATGCGGATAAAAAGAAACGAGGCAAAAATGATGGGAACGAATCCTTGCAGATTGAAGGAAATCAGGAAGGAGTAAAATGCACCGAAGTAGATGACGTGCCGACAAAGCAGAATGAGCCTGGTCAGGAAGTTTAA
- the LOC109421508 gene encoding zinc finger protein 28 isoform X2 has translation MEELEMEEQTLYVKPEPEDPVEYPLPEMEVVANALDSDLPTDTERLNQYCRLCLREWPTLFPLMSRVQNVTVPEMIQAVTTICVNLRDDLPKKVCMQCLVRLDYAYNIRKEFAESHRVLQNLARSRTSKLWECLNDYQRGTLANTETRSVELLRQHKDIISKRMTRKEELIKVGSDKNTEDVLELSVDTEDDQVTVEVELEGTETVERMKEEEEEEEAISDEMENSDVWEVESNEDEVPAKKKKKNMNYSGQSRLTKILKFEVLIDESDVDLNKCYICQEVFSDVTNLELHLPKHKDIVPYSCDKCKGTCMETSPISTVIMANRHFRMHAGSMQCPECPYRCYKGNGMYNHLKRYHQYDPKEGCTCETCGHRTKNRKALDNHMRMHKHLDEGRFTCSFCAKKFGTNARLQRHERIHTNDRPYGCRYCSKSFTNETTFRAHERSHTGEKGYRCELCGKGNPTKTALNSHLAGSHRLELEKTGHQGSSSKDKYTKMEMSIKCTHEGCTFEATNRSQYYQHKALHTLKFQCPHCELRFPTKQRLNMHEFVHTNAKQFCCDLCGKSFRYRTSFAEHMANHNGVRTYACEICNLSFVRERNLKEHMNKHSDVLSYEKLFMQLRSSPCFAISQS, from the exons ATGGAGGAGCTAGAAATGGAGGAACAGACTCTGTATG TCAAACCGGAACCGGAAGATCCTGTCGAGTATCCCCTGCCGGAAATGGAAGTCGTAGCCAATGCGCTGGATAGTGACCTTCCAACCGATACCGAGCGGCTGAACCAATACTGTCGACTGTGCTTGCGTGAATGGCCCACTCTTTTTCCACTGATGTCCCGGGTGCAGAATGTTACGGTTCCGGAAATGATCCAAGCGGTCACTACTATCTGCGTGAACCTGCGAGACGACCTACCGAAGAAGGTGTGCATGCAGTGTTTGGTACGTCTGGACTATGCTTACAATATTCGGAAGGAATTTGCCGAAAGTCATCGGGTGCTGCAAAACTTGGCCAGGTCCAGGACGAGCAAGTTGTGGGAATGTTTGAATGATTACCAGAGAGGGACTTTGGCGAATACCGAGACGAGGTCGGTGGAACTGTTGCGACAACATAAGGATATTATAAGCAAGCGAATGACCCGGAAAGAGGAACTAATAAAGGTTGGATCAGATAAAAACACGGAGGATGTTTTAGAGTTGAGTGTAGATACAGAGGATGATCAAGTGACCGTAGAAGTGGAACTTGAAGGAACCGAAACTGTGGAACGaatgaaagaagaagaagaagaagaagaggccaTATCGGATGAGATGGAAAATTCCGATGTTTGGGAAGTAGAATCAAATGAAGATGAAGTACCtgcaaagaagaaaaagaagaacatgAACTATTCAGGCCAATCAAGGcttacaaaaattctcaaatttgaaGTGCTAATCGACGAGTCTGATGTCGACCTAAACAAATGTTACATTTGTCAGGAAGTGTTTTCCGACGTTACAAATCTGGAATTGCATTTGCCTAAACACAAGGACATAGTTCCGTACAGTTGCGACAAATGTAAAGGCACTTGCATGGAAACGTCACCTATTTCCACGGTCATTATGGCCAATCGTCATTTCCGGATGCACGCCGGTTCCATGCAGTGTCCGGAATGTCCATACCGGTGCTACAAGGGAAACGGCATGTACAACCATCTGAAGCGATATCACCAGTACGATCCCAAGGAAGGATGCACGTGCGAAACGTGTGGTCACAGAACGAAGAACAGGAAAGCACTGGACAATCACATGCGCATGCACAAGCACCTGGACGAAGGCAGATTCACGTGTTCGTTCTGTGCGAAGAAATTTGGTACTAATGCGCGGCTGCAACGTCACGAACGGATCCACACCAACGACAGGCCTTACGGATGCCGGTATTGTAGTAAG AGTTTCACCAACGAGACCACCTTTCGGGCCCACGAACGATCGCACACCGGCGAGAAAGGCTACCGCTGCGAGCTGTGTGGCAAGGGCAATCCTACCAAGACAGCATTAAACTCGCACCTAGCGGGATCTCACCGGTTGGAATTGGAGAAAACGGGCCACCAGGGCTCATCGAGCAAAGATAAATATACGAAAatggaaatgtctataaaatgCACCCATGAAGGCTGCACATTCGAGGCAACAAATCGTTCGCAATATTACCAGCACAAAGCATTGCATACCTTAAAATTTCAGTGCCCTCACTGTGAGCTGCGCTTTCCGACCAAGCAGCGGTTGAATATGCACGAGTTTGTTCACACGAATGCGAAGCAGTTTTGCTGCGATCTTTGTGGCAAGAGCTTTCGTTATCGG ACTAGCTTCGCAGAGCACATGGCCAACCATAACGGTGTCCGAACGTATGCCTGTGAAATTTGCAATTTATCTTTCGTCCGCGAGCGTAATCTAAAGGAGCATATGAATAAACATTCAGATGTTCTGAGCTACGA AAAATTGTTTATGCAGTTGCGTAGTTCCCCTTGTTTTGCAATTTCACAATCGTAA
- the LOC109421508 gene encoding zinc finger protein 431 isoform X1 — protein MEELAGEIVYVKLEPEDPVDYPLPEIEIIANALESDFPTDTERVNQYCRLCLRERPTLFPLMSRVHNVTVPDMIQAVTVICVNPRDNLPQKVCIQCVVRLDYAYNIRKEFAESQRVLKNLTKSKVSKLWECLNDYQKGTLAMTETRSEELLRQHKDIISKRLIRKEEMIKAEPDAKPEDVVEAILDTEQDEATVEGAENVKQVKHGKEDIPDEVEGSDAWEIDSNEDEIDIPPKKKKKNLNYSGQSRFRKILNYKILFDESDIDPNKCYICQEVFSDVTNLELHLPKHKDMVPYSCGKCKGTCLETKPIVTVIMVNRHFRMHAGSMQCPECPYRCYKGYCMYNHLKKFHLSDPNEGCTCETCGYKTKHRRTLEMHLRMHKNVDEGRFTCSFCAKKFGTKARLQRHERIHTNERPYGCRYCTKSFTNETAFRAHERSHTGEKGYCCEYCGKGNPTKSALDAHLATVHRLELEKTGQKKPSNKDKNVKIEKPIKCTHEGCNYVAKNRSQYYQHKPLHILKFHCPHCDLRFPTKQRLDMHEYVHTKVKKYCCDVCGKSFRFLNIFTEHMATHNGIRSYACEICNLAFVRERNLKEHMKKHSDVLDYACRHCGKKFRYRADLSKHEKTHKNPEALTKQEIDLGCSDKLDVITEQCDEQNLMEEYLDE, from the exons ATGGAGGAGCTAGCGGGAGAAATTGTGTACG TCAAACTAGAACCGGAAGACCCTGTCGATTATCCCCTGCCGGAGATAGAAATCATAGCCAATGCGCTGGAAAGTGACTTTCCAACTGATACCGAGCGGGTGAACCAATACTGTCGACTGTGCTTACGCGAAAGGCCCACTCTGTTCCCGTTAATGTCCCGGGTGCATAATGTTACGGTTCCGGATATGATCCAAGCGGTCACTGTTATCTGTGTTAACCCACGAGACAACCTACCGCAAAAAGTGTGTATCCAGTGTGTGGTACGTCTGGACTATGCTTACAATATTCGGAAGGAATTTGCCGAAAGTCAACGGGTGCTGAAGAACTTGACCAAGTCCAAGGTTAGCAAGTTGTGGGAATGCTTGAATGATTACCAGAAAGGGACTTTGGCGATGACCGAGACGAGGTCGGAGGAACTTTTGCGACAACATAAGGACATCATAAGTAAGCGATTAATCCGGAAGGAGGAAATGATAAAGGCTGAACCAGATGCAAAACCGGAGGATGTAGTAGAAGCTATTTTGGATACAGAACAGGATGAAGCAACCGTAGAAGGAGCCGAAAATGTGAAACAAGTGAAACATGGAAAAGAAGACATACCGGATGAGGTAGAAGGTTCCGATGCTTGGGAAATAGATTCAAATGAAGATGAAATAGACATACCtccgaagaagaaaaagaagaatttgAACTATTCAGGACAATCAAGGTTTAGAAAAATTCTCAACTATAAAATACTATTCGACGAGTCTGATATCGACCCAAACAAGTGCTACATTTGTCAGGAAGTATTTTCCGACGTTACGAATCTGGAATTGCATTTGCCTAAACACAAGGACATGGTTCCATACAGTTGCGGCAAATGTAAAGGCACTTGCTTGGAAACGAAACCTATTGTGACGGTCATTATGGTCAATCGTCATTTCCGGATGCACGCCGGTTCCATGCAGTGTCCGGAGTGTCCCTACCGGTGCTACAAGGGGTACTGTATGTATAaccacctgaagaaattccatctgTCCGATCCCAACGAAGGATGCACGTGTGAAACGTGTGGTTACAAAACGAAACACAGGAGAACACTGGAAATGCATCTGCGCATGCACAAGAACGTGGACGAAGGTAGATTCACGTGCTCGTTCTGCGCAAAGAAATTTGGTACCAAAGCCCGGCTGCAACGTCACGAACGGATCCACACCAACGAGAGGCCCTACGGATGTCGGTATTGTACCAAG AGTTTTACCAACGAGACCGCCTTCCGGGCCCACGAACGATCTCACACCGGCGAGAAAGGCTACTGCTGCGAGTACTGTGGCAAGGGTAATCCTACCAAGTCAGCATTAGACGCGCACCTAGCGACGGTTCACCGGCTGGAATTGGAGAAAACGGGCCAAAAGAAACCATCGAACaaagacaaaaatgtaaaaatcgAAAAACCTATAAAATGTACCCATGAAGGTTGCAACTATGTAGCAAAAAATCGTTCGCAATATTACCAGCACAAGCCGTTGCACATTTTGAAATTCCACTGTCCTCACTGTGATCTGCGCTTCCCGACCAAGCAACGGTTGGATATGCACGAATATGTCCACACGAAAGTGAAGAAGTACTGCTGCGATGTTTGTGGCAAGAGCTTTCGGTTCCTT AATATTTTCACCGAGCACATGGCCACCCATAACGGTATCCGATCATATGCCTGTGAAATTTGCAATTTAGCTTTCGTCCGCGAGCGAAACCTAAAGGAGCACATGAAGAAACATTCAGATGTTCTCGACTATGC GTGTCGACATTGCGGTAAAAAGTTTAGATATCGGGCAGATCTGTCGAAGCACGAGAAAACTCATAAGAATCCTGAAGCCCTAACCAAGCAAGAGATTGATTTGGGTTGTTCGGACAAACTGGATGTAATCACCGAGCAATGCGACGAGCAAAACCTTATGGAGGAGTACCTAGACGAGTAA